The sequence below is a genomic window from Myxococcus xanthus.
GCGATTCCTGCGTTAACTCAGAGGCATGACTCAATTCGAGAGCAACACCGGCGAGCGGTTCGCCGAATTCGTCCTCCCCGACGGCTGCGTGCTCTGCGGTGGAGAGGTGACTGTGCGTGCCTCTCAGGCGGGTGCGCACAGCTATTGCCCGCGGTGCCACTGGCTGTCCAAGCCCAGCATGCGCGTGCGCGACAACGGCGTGGAGCTGTCCTTCGCCACCACCGTGCTCGCCTGAGCACGCGCCGCCTCACGGCGGCAACATCGTCTCCGACAGCAATAGCGCCAGCAGGGTCGCCCTCTCGCCCTGCCCGAGGCGCAGCACTTCCTCGGGCAGGGACAGGGAGACGGGGCCCGGCTGGAGCGTCGTCCCAGGCTGGCAGGTGCGCCAGCCCGAATACCCTTCTCCCGTCACGGACAGCGTGTAGTTGCATCCGCCCATGGCGCCAGCGATGGCGAAGGGCGCGATGACGAGGCTCGACGGCTGGCTGGCGAAGTTTCCCTCCAGACGCAGGCCCGGCTCTGGCGTCCTTTCGAGGACGCGGAGGTCGACGGTGCCCTCCCCCACGCGTCCGAGCAGGTTTCCGCTGGCCCAGCCGACATCCACGTCACTGCCACGCACCTGTCCCACCAGCGCGGCGCCGCGCTGACGCAGCTCGACGCCGGGCCCCCGCACGACGCCGCCCTCCTCCAGGGACAGCGCCACCGACTGAGAGCCCGCTTCGAGCCGCAGCGGTCCTCCCTGTCCGGTGACGGAGACCTGTGCCCGCGAGGAGGGCGCGAGCGTCAGACACAACACGCCCAGGATTCCGATGACACCTCGTGGCCCTGTTTCGCTCCGTGACACATGACACCTGCTTTCGGCGGGTCCTCTGCCCGAAGGTGAGGCTCCGCCGAAGCCGTGGCAGGGCCCGTGGACCTGGCGCGCTCACGCCGGGACTCGAAAGGTCCCGGGAAGCGAGCGCAGGGTCCGTGGCTCAGTGGCCGCCGTATGTACCGCTCGCGGCGGGCACCGCTTCGGGCTCGCACTCGCGCCTGCGCTCGGATTCATCCCAGGCGCGGCCGTCCTCGTAGCCCCACTCGTCGACGTCCACCTGGTAGCTGACCTGCGACAACAGCCGGCCCCGGCACAGCTGCGAGTCCCAGTTGCCCTCCGCCAGCGAGCTGTTGGCGCGGGAGAGCAGCTCGCGCATCACCCACTCCGGGACGATGTCGCGGTCCGCGGGGTACGCGAAGCGGAAGAACATCAGGTGCGCGAGCAGCACCTCCCAGTACCGGTCGAAGCGCGCCAGCAGCCGCGGCCAGTCGAACGTGCGCCCCGTCTTCAGGAGCAAGTGCGTGAGCTCGTGCCCGTCGAAGCGCTCTCGCTCCAGGACGAAGGCCTTGCTCCAATAGATTTCCTCCGCCGGAGGCACATTGCACGCGCAGTTCAGCAGCCGGGCACGGACCGCGTGCTCGAACCAGCCGTCGTCAACGACGGTGATGCCGTTGCCGGACGCGAAGATGAGGTCGACGAGGAAGTCGTCCCAGAAGGCCTTGTGCAGCCAGCCGTGGACATTGCTCTGTGTGCTCCAGCCATTGCGCGCGAGCACTTCCAATGCGCGGTCCGCGTCGTCCTTGCGGATGAACAGGTCCAGGTCCTTCGTGTCGCGATAGATGCCCGTGTAGTGGGCGAACGCGTAGGCGCCGCCGACCAGGAACGGGATTCGCGCGTCAGACAACAATTGGATGGCATAGGCCCGTGCGCCCAGCTCGGCGACCGGCCGCCGAACCTCCATCCGCCGTGGGTCTCCCCCGGGCGCGCCCGAGGCCTTCGGTGGTTGCTCAGCCATGCGCCAAAAATAGGAGCGCGATGCCGGGACGACAGCGGTCCGGCCGCGTGGCAGGCCGCAGGACAGGCGGGCGTGCGTCAGCGCGCCAGCATCAACATCAGCGGCGCCGTCGCGAAGGACAGCGGAACGCCCACTCCCACCATCAACACCGCCAGGTCCGGGTCCAGGTCATGCTCGGCCGCGAGGATGGCCGCGCTCACCATGGGCCCCATGGCCGACTGCAGCAGCGTGGCCTGCACCACCGTGGGCGCCAGCCCTGGCAGGGCCAGCAGCCCCGCGGCCGTCAGCGCCGGCACCAGCAACAGCTTGTACGACAGCCCCAGGGCCACCGCGGGCAGCCGGGGCTTGATGCCCGACAGGCGCAGTTGCAGGCCAATGGCGAACAGCGCCAGCGGCGTCAGCAGCGAGCCCAGCCGCTCCAGCACTCCGTCCAGCCAGACGGGATAGGCCCATGGCCGCGTCGCCAACGCCACCACCAGCGCCAGGAACGCGGGAAAGGTGGCCACTTTGCGTGCGAGTTGGCGCAGGGACAGCGGCGTGTCCGCGCCCGCCCGGGCCGCCGCCACCGTGGCCAGCGAGGACAGCACCAGGAAGGAGCCGAGCTGATCCACCACCACCGCCACCGGCAGGCCCTTGGCACCCAGCAGCGCCTCTGCCATGGGCAGCCCCACGAAAGCGGTGTTGCCCAGCCCCGCCGTCAGCACCAACGCCATGATGGACGGCTTCGACAGCCCCAGCCGGGGCCCCAGCAGCCGGAAGAACGGCCCCGCGCCCAGGTAGTAGAGCCACGGCACCGAGGCGGCGACCAGGAGCTCCGGCACGAACACCAACTGGTGCATGGCCCGCAGCACCAGCGCGGGCAGCGCCACGTACAGCACGAAGGTGTTGAACGCCCCGGCGGAGCCCTCCGGGAACTTCCCACTGTGCCGGGCCAGGACGCCCAGCACCATACACGCCCCCAACAGCCCGATGACGTTCCCCATGGCGGGCGCAGCGTCTCAGCCCGCCGCGTCGGACTCCAGCGACATGCGGAAAAAGAAACGGGCGGCCTTCCCGTGAAGGAAGACCGCCCGTCGTTCACTTCACGTCGAAGCCTGGACTACGGCTTGGTGTAGTTGATGGCCAGGTTGAACGTACCGGACGAGTAGCCACGCACCATGATGTACGCGGTGGTCTGGCCCGCGGGCACGGCGATGTCGCACGTCTCGGAAGCGCCGGCGAGGTACGGACGGCAGTTGTACGCGCTCGTGGTGGGGGCCGCGCCAAAGCGGACGTAGAGGTCCGGGTCACCCGAGCCCGTCATCACGACCTTGAAGTTGGTGCCGGCCTTCACGCTGAAGGGGCCGTAGTTCTGGCTGCCACCCGAGGTCACGGAACCAGAGCGCGTCTCGCTCGTGGGCGTGCCGCTACCACCGCCCAGGGGCGCGAGGTAGTTGATGGTCAGGCTGAAGCTGGCGGCCGAGTAGCCACGCACCATGATGTACGCGCTGGTCTCGCCTTCCGGGACCTCGAGCTCGCAGGTCTCGTTGGCGCCGGCGAGGTACGGACGGCAGGTGTACGCGGTCGTGGTGGGAGCCGCGCCAAAGCGGACGTAGAGGTCCGGGTCACCCGAGCCCGTCCCCGTCATCACGACCTTGAAGGTCGAGCGGGGAACGACGGTGAAGGGACCGTAGTTGACGTTCGCGTTCGCGCCGACAGAGCCCGTGCGGGTCTCCGTGGTGGGCACACCTTCCGGGGGCGGCGGGGGCGGCGGGGGCGGCTCACCGTTCGGCGTGCCATAGAGCGCCTGGATGCCCTGGACGTCCTTCGTGGTCAGCACGAGGTCACCCGTCTGCGTGCCGTTGCAGTGCGGGTAGTGCATGACGGACGCGCTGTCGTAGGTCGTCAGCACGCCCCAGTTGCTGTCCTCGAAGCACTGGCCGCCGGCCTCGGGACGGGTGTGCTCGTGACGGAAGCCAAGCACGTGGCCCAGCTCGTGGCGCGTCACGCCCGCCAGCGTCCAGACGCCCATGGGGCCGAAGGCGCTGTTGTCGAAGAGGACGTTGCGGCTGGAGCGCGCGTCACCCGGGAAGAACGCGCGGGCGATGTACTGGCCATTCACGTTGATGGGGCGCACGTCGAACAGCACGTTGTTGTTGGAGGCGGTGCAGTTGGAGTCCTGCGCGCTCACGTGGACGAACTTCACGTGGCCGGCG
It includes:
- a CDS encoding nucleotidyltransferase family protein, whose translation is MAEQPPKASGAPGGDPRRMEVRRPVAELGARAYAIQLLSDARIPFLVGGAYAFAHYTGIYRDTKDLDLFIRKDDADRALEVLARNGWSTQSNVHGWLHKAFWDDFLVDLIFASGNGITVVDDGWFEHAVRARLLNCACNVPPAEEIYWSKAFVLERERFDGHELTHLLLKTGRTFDWPRLLARFDRYWEVLLAHLMFFRFAYPADRDIVPEWVMRELLSRANSSLAEGNWDSQLCRGRLLSQVSYQVDVDEWGYEDGRAWDESERRRECEPEAVPAASGTYGGH
- a CDS encoding AEC family transporter, producing MGNVIGLLGACMVLGVLARHSGKFPEGSAGAFNTFVLYVALPALVLRAMHQLVFVPELLVAASVPWLYYLGAGPFFRLLGPRLGLSKPSIMALVLTAGLGNTAFVGLPMAEALLGAKGLPVAVVVDQLGSFLVLSSLATVAAARAGADTPLSLRQLARKVATFPAFLALVVALATRPWAYPVWLDGVLERLGSLLTPLALFAIGLQLRLSGIKPRLPAVALGLSYKLLLVPALTAAGLLALPGLAPTVVQATLLQSAMGPMVSAAILAAEHDLDPDLAVLMVGVGVPLSFATAPLMLMLAR
- a CDS encoding pre-peptidase C-terminal domain-containing protein, which codes for MSMSQSKFVGALTGLALLAGCGGSDGTTPASEETLGQGMSWEEFLSLVYQEPDTGIFIADGDTTFATEKHLREFYDNNVKNGQLIVHRVGGADAKWNDTQKLNLTYCVSTTFGSNYQAVVNAMASATGAWEAAGHVKFVHVSAQDSNCTASNNNVLFDVRPINVNGQYIARAFFPGDARSSRNVLFDNSAFGPMGVWTLAGVTRHELGHVLGFRHEHTRPEAGGQCFEDSNWGVLTTYDSASVMHYPHCNGTQTGDLVLTTKDVQGIQALYGTPNGEPPPPPPPPPEGVPTTETRTGSVGANANVNYGPFTVVPRSTFKVVMTGTGSGDPDLYVRFGAAPTTTAYTCRPYLAGANETCELEVPEGETSAYIMVRGYSAASFSLTINYLAPLGGGSGTPTSETRSGSVTSGGSQNYGPFSVKAGTNFKVVMTGSGDPDLYVRFGAAPTTSAYNCRPYLAGASETCDIAVPAGQTTAYIMVRGYSSGTFNLAINYTKP